The nucleotide window ATGCCGAGGCGGTCCGCACCAGCGTCATCCGGTTCATCACCCAGCGGGCACTGGTGCTGGGCCGTGAGATCCCGGCCTCGATCACCGAGCCGGATGATCACTGGGAGATCATCATCCACCCCGATGGCATGGTCACCGAGAACCCCCTGGCCCCGCAGAACCCGGCTCAGTCCGATGAGGTCCCACCGCCCCAGGCCATCCAGCCGGCGTATGCCGCGCCGCCTGAGCAGGCGGTACAGGCCGTTCAGGCGCCGGTGGGGCCGCCGGCCCAGCCGGCTGCTCCTGTCACCACGGGCTACGGGTACGTTCCCGAGGCGGGGCACGGTGACCCCCCAGTCCCAGCGCCGACCGCCGACCCGTGGGGGCAGGCGCTCCCGGCGGCCCCGGGCCTGGCCCCGCCATCGATGCCGTCGTTGCCGCCCTCGATCCCTCCCTCGATTCCGCCGGCCCACCCTCAGGCCGAGTGGCCCGCCGCCCCGGACTCGCCCCAGACCCACCAGGCTCCGCCCGACGGTCCTCCCGGGGGGCAGCCCCCTCACGGTACCGCCGGAGCGGTCGAGGCGCCCCCGGCGATGACGGAGCCCGGGCTGCCCCAGGAGCCGGCCGCCCCCCAGGGCCCAGGGCTGCCCGCAGCGCCCGGCCTCCACCGGGCCGAGGCCTTCCCGTCCCCGGCGACGCACGGTCCTGGAGCCGCGGAGTACCAGGGCGGTCCGGCCCATCCGAGCAGTCCGGACCAGGTGGATAGTCCGGGCAGCCGGAGGGTCAGTGCCGACAGCGCCCATGCAGCCGACGACGCCGATGCGGTGCCGGAGCTGCCGACCTTCGACTTCCCAGGACCGGCCCCCCTCTCCCCTCCCCCGGTCCCCGCCCCGGCCTCCATGGAGTCCCCGGCTCCCGCGGGCTCCCCTGCGCTCCCGAGCCCCGCCGAGGCCGCGGGCCCCCTCTGGTCCGAGGAGCCCGCTGCGCCGGCTCAGCCCTGGGCGCCCACCGTCTCCGCAGAGCCCACAGAGTTCTCAGTGCCCTCAGTGCTCTCGGAACCCACCTGGCCCGCAGGGCCAGCCGAGGCCTCAGCACCCGTCGAGTCCAGTGAATCCACTGAGTCCGCAGGGCCCACTGAGGCCGCCGGGCCTGCTGCGAGGCCTGAGCCGTCGGCCTCCCTGCCTGCGGCGCCCTTCGAGGCCTCCGCGATCAACGAGCCCGCCCCAGCCCAGTCCGCGACCGCCCCGATGGGCGCCGTCGAGGCCACCGCTGCCCCGACCGCTGAGGGCGGGACCGCCCAGACGGCAGCGCCCACCACGTCCACCATGCCCACCACGCCCACCGCCTCCCTGCCGCCGGTCGGTGAGGCCGACCAGGGCCCCGGGCCGTCCCACCACGGCTCCGACCCGGTCTCCTGGCAGGAGGGGGTGCCGGGCACCCCCCAGACCGAGCCCGTGCCGGGCGCCGCCCGCCCTCGACCCACCGGCCCGGAGCCGGGCCCCCTGGCTGAGGACCGGGCCCCCGCCCGCACCGGCCTGCGCGGCGCGGTCAACCGGGTGGGCCTGAGGCTGCGGCCCTCCCGCAGTGAGCAGGAGGAGCGCCGCGACATCGCGGCGGTCTCGACCCACTGGAGCGGCTCGCGCACCGTCGCCGTGGTCAACGGCAAGGGCGGGTCCATGAAGACCCCCACGGCCGTCCTGCTCTCGGCGGTCTTCGCCCGCCACGGCGGGACGGGCGTGGTGGCCTTCGACAACAATCCCGCCCGAGGGACCCTGGGCTGGCGCACCGAGCCGGGTCCCCATGAGCGCACGGTCGCGGACCTGCTGGCCAGCTCCGACCGGCTCCTGTCCCCGGAGGCCGGCCCGGTGGAGATCTCCGCCTTCACCCACCACCAGGACGACGGCTTCGACGTCCTGCGCTCTCACCCCGAGACCCTGGCCGAGGACCGGCCCACCACTGCTGAGGCCCTCACCCGGGCCCATGAGGTCCTGTCCTGGTACTACCGCCTGGTCATCATCGACAGCGGTAATGATGAGGGATCCCCGGCCTGGCGGGCCATGATCGCGCGGGCCGATGCCATCGTGGTGCCCACGATCACCCGCCCCGAGCATGCCGAGTCGGCCCGCCTACTGCTGACCGAGCTCTCGCGCTGCGATGCCCACGGCGCCGACCTGGCCTCCAGGGCCCTGGTCGTGGTCTCGCAGAGCTCCGCCGCCGAGCCGAGGCCCGATGAGCTGGTCTCGCGCTTCCAGCAGGTCGCCCGCGACGCCGTCGCCATCCCCTACGACCCGATGATGGCCGGGCGCCCCCTCCGCCTAGCGTCCCTGGCACCGGCCACGCGGCGCGCGTGGCTGCAGGCCGCCGCCCGCCTGGCCGCAGGCCTGCACTGAGCCCCGGCGCCGCGTGCTACAGGGCCCTGCCCTCCAGCACGTCGGCCACCCAGGACCGGGCCACGACGAAGTCCTTGTCGCTGGTGCCGGCCAGCACCATGACGGGGCGGGCGTCCAGGCGGGGGTAGGAGCCCAGGAAGCGCACCACCGGGCAGGTGCGGTGCAGCCCGATGAGGGCGGCCTGGACGCGCTCCTCGCGCACATGGCCCTCGACGTCGATGGAGAAGCGGTAGCGCCCCAGGGAGTCGCCCACCGGGCGGGACTCGATACGCGAGAGGTTGACGCCGCGGGCGCTGAACTGCTCCAGCATGTCCAGCAGGGCCCCGGAGCGGTCGTGCGGGAGCTGGACCATGAGGGTGGTCTTGTCCGCACCGGTGGGCTCGGGGACGCGCCCGGGACGGGTGACCTTGACGAAGCGCGTGACGGCCCCGGGGTTGTCGGCCACCCCGGCAGCCAGGACCTCCAGGCCGTAGGACTGGGCGGCCAGGGGGTTGCACAGGGCGGCCTGGAAGTCGTGCTCCCCGCCGTCGGCCAGGGCCTGGGCGGGGGCCGAGGTGGAGGTCGCGGCGACATAGAGGGCCTGGGGCAGGTTGTGGTGGACCCACCCGCGGCACTGGGCCCAGGCGTGGGGGTGGGTGGAGATGGCGGTGACATCCTCCAGGCGGGTG belongs to Actinomyces capricornis and includes:
- a CDS encoding MinD/ParA family ATP-binding protein; amino-acid sequence: MSSTANGWPRAVVTMDAAGRAHVNLSGVVTSFEEGDAEAVRTSVIRFITQRALVLGREIPASITEPDDHWEIIIHPDGMVTENPLAPQNPAQSDEVPPPQAIQPAYAAPPEQAVQAVQAPVGPPAQPAAPVTTGYGYVPEAGHGDPPVPAPTADPWGQALPAAPGLAPPSMPSLPPSIPPSIPPAHPQAEWPAAPDSPQTHQAPPDGPPGGQPPHGTAGAVEAPPAMTEPGLPQEPAAPQGPGLPAAPGLHRAEAFPSPATHGPGAAEYQGGPAHPSSPDQVDSPGSRRVSADSAHAADDADAVPELPTFDFPGPAPLSPPPVPAPASMESPAPAGSPALPSPAEAAGPLWSEEPAAPAQPWAPTVSAEPTEFSVPSVLSEPTWPAGPAEASAPVESSESTESAGPTEAAGPAARPEPSASLPAAPFEASAINEPAPAQSATAPMGAVEATAAPTAEGGTAQTAAPTTSTMPTTPTASLPPVGEADQGPGPSHHGSDPVSWQEGVPGTPQTEPVPGAARPRPTGPEPGPLAEDRAPARTGLRGAVNRVGLRLRPSRSEQEERRDIAAVSTHWSGSRTVAVVNGKGGSMKTPTAVLLSAVFARHGGTGVVAFDNNPARGTLGWRTEPGPHERTVADLLASSDRLLSPEAGPVEISAFTHHQDDGFDVLRSHPETLAEDRPTTAEALTRAHEVLSWYYRLVIIDSGNDEGSPAWRAMIARADAIVVPTITRPEHAESARLLLTELSRCDAHGADLASRALVVVSQSSAAEPRPDELVSRFQQVARDAVAIPYDPMMAGRPLRLASLAPATRRAWLQAAARLAAGLH
- the pheA gene encoding prephenate dehydratase codes for the protein MTENLWSFLGPAGTFTEMALRQVAPLDVELDPCLDVPTALDRVRSRASQAAVVPIENSVEGGVNATLDNLVASTPLVIAAEMAVPITFVLAGRPGTRLEDVTAISTHPHAWAQCRGWVHHNLPQALYVAATSTSAPAQALADGGEHDFQAALCNPLAAQSYGLEVLAAGVADNPGAVTRFVKVTRPGRVPEPTGADKTTLMVQLPHDRSGALLDMLEQFSARGVNLSRIESRPVGDSLGRYRFSIDVEGHVREERVQAALIGLHRTCPVVRFLGSYPRLDARPVMVLAGTSDKDFVVARSWVADVLEGRAL